CGGGTTCGAAGCCGTGCTGTTTGAGGCCCGTCCTCAAGTAGCGTTAGCGGTAGGACATTCAAAGATGTGCAGAGGTTCGAACGTCAAGGATACGCATGTAAGTGCGTTTCAACTTGAGAGTTTGATCCTGGCTCAGAACGAACGCTGGCGGCAGGCCTAACACATGCAAGTCGAGCGCACTCTTCGGAGTGAGCGGCGGACGGGTTAGTAACGCGTGGGAACGTNNNNNNNNNNNNNNNNNNNNNNNNNNNNNNNNNNNNNNNNNNNNNNNNNNNNNNNNNNNNNNNNNNNNNNNNNNNNNNNNNNNNNNNNNNNNNNNNNNNNCTTCGGTTACGAGAGATAGTGGATTAGGCGCGCCAAAGAGAAGGATGTGCTGGCCATCAACTATGGCTTCCTGAAGGTCCACCTCCACTCCCGAGGGGACAGGTGTAAAGGTCTGACCGCCATCGGTGGAACGTGTGATTGCACCATCACCGCCAATGAGCAGAATGTTCTGACCCTCAACTATGGCCTCCTGAAGGCCCGCCTCCACTCCCGAGGGGACAGGCGTAAAGGTCTGACCGCCATCGGTGGAGCGCGTGATTGCACCATCACCGCCAAAGAGCAGAATGTTCTGACCCTCAACTATGGCCTCCCACAGCCACCCCTCTACCCCAGAAGGGATAGGCGTAAAGGTCTGACCACCATCGGTGGAGCGCGTAATTGCACCATCACCGCCAAAGAGAAGGATGTTCTGGCCCTCAACTAAGGCCTCCCGTAGGGTCCACCTCCACTCCCGAGGGGACAGGTGTAAAGGTCTGACCACCATCGGTGGAGCGCGTAATTGCACCATCACCGCCAAAGAGAAGGATGTTCTGGCCCTCAACTATGGCCTCCTGAAGGCCCGCCACCACTCCCGAGGGGACAGGCGTAAAGGTCTGACCGCCATCGGTGGAGCGCGTGATTGCACCATCACCGCCAAAGAGCAGAATGTTCTGACCCTCAACTATGGCCTCCCACAGCCACCCCTCTACCCCAGAGGGGATAGGTGTCGCTGTGGTCGCAAGCAGCTCCAAAAGCCCCTTTTGCCCTTCCGATCCATGTACGAGGGCACTACGCTGATTGTCGAGTTTTGCATGCTCTGTCGCATGTGCCAGCTGCTGGCTTCGGAGCGTCTGGCGCTTCCCGTCCACGTACTTCTCCCAATAAGGTAAGCCGAGGTAGAACATGAGGCCAATAATGATCACCGCAAGCAGGCCACGATAGATCCACGACGCGCGCATACTGAATTGATTGCCGCGGAATCGTAGTTGCCGAATGACGCCCGCATATTTACCGGTTGCCCCCTGCCATTCCGCATCTAGAGCGGCGCGACGCAGGTCTTTTCGCCGGTCTATTTCCGGAAGTTG
The nucleotide sequence above comes from Phaeobacter inhibens DSM 16374. Encoded proteins:
- a CDS encoding WD40/YVTN/BNR-like repeat-containing protein — translated: MRASWIYRGLLAVIIIGLMFYLGLPYWEKYVDGKRQTLRSQQLAHATEHAKLDNQRSALVHGSEGQKGLLELLATTATPIPSGVEGWLWEAIVEGQNILLFGGDGAITRSTDGGQTFTPVPSGVVAGLQEAIVEGQNILLFGGDGAITRSTDGGQTFTPVPSGVEVDPTGGLS